The following nucleotide sequence is from Nitratidesulfovibrio termitidis HI1.
ACGATGGTGCGGTTGACGGCTGCGGCCCTGGTGGCGGTGGCGGTGTGGCTGTCCTTTGCCCCTTCGGCCCCGCCTGCCCGCTGGGAGCCCTTCGATCCCGCCACCTTCCGGACCATGCTGGGGCGCGAGCCGCTCATCGTGGACTTTACCGCCGACTGGTGCCCCAACTGCAAGCTGCTGGAACAGACCACCCTGTCCAGCGCGGCGGTGTCCGAATGGGCGCGCCGCCATGGCGCCCGGCTGGTGCGCGTGGACCTGACGACGGAGTCGCCCGAGGCCCAGGCCCTGTTGCGCGCGCTGGGCAGCAGCAGCATTCCCGTGGTGGCGCTGTTTCCCAAGGGACTGTTGTCCGCCTCACCGGTGGTGTTGCGCGACCTGTTCACCACCGGTCAGATGGAACAGGCCCTGCTGGAGGCATTCGGCAAGCCGAAGCAGGAGTGGGTGGACTGAGCCGATGGATTGGGCCGATGGACTGGGCCGATGGACTGAACTGGCCGAATGGCCGGGCCAGGCCGGGTCTTGAGTCTGAATGCGATGCGCCGTCCGGGGATGCCCCGGACGGCGCTTTTTTGCGCCCCCCGAGAGGTGGGGCGCATGGGTGTTGCGATCGCGCAGGTTATCCTGCCGAGCGGGCTATTCCCGAACGAAGGTGCGGTACATCAGCGACATGCCCAGCATGTTCGAGGCCGCCTGCACGGCGTCAACCACATCCGATTCGCGCCACCCCTGTTCCACCAGCGTCTCGATGTCGGCGCGGGTGACCGTTGTCGGCTCGTTGACAGCCTTGGTCACGAAGGCCAGCAGGGCGCTTTCGGTTTCGTCCAGCGGGGTTTCTGCGGGCTTGCAGGACAGGCTGGCGATGTCGTCCTCGGTCATGCCCTGCATGCGCAGCAGGTCGTGGTTGAACACGGCGCAGGGCGCGTAGGCGAACTTTTCCGAGGCCACGTAGCGGATGGACGCCAGCAGCGGGGGAGAAAGCCGGTCGTGATGGCGGAAATAGCGAATCATGTTGGCCTGGCGTTCCATCAGGCCGGGGCTGACGCTCAGCAGGCGCATGGGCATGGGAATGTCGATCTGCGCGGGAACCAGGGCGTAGGTGTCGGCCACGATGCCTTCGGCCTTGTCACGTTCCACGGTGTTCACCAGATACATGGGAGGCTCCTTTGGTTCGACGTGTTTTGTAGTAGACCGGTCGTCTACATAGATGGCCGGATGTTCCCTTGAAGAAAGGCGGATGCTGCGGCGCGCGTGCGCGAGGCTGGCGCGGCTACACGTCGTGCGGACCAGTTCGGGGGGCGGGTCGGGACGAGTTCAGGATACGGGTAAAGACCATGTGTTCCAGCCGCAGCAGGGGGTGGACGTTCTTCTCAGCCTTCATGCGCAGGATGGCCCCTTCCCAGGCGTCCATGACGAAGGCGGCGGTCTCGTAGGGTTCCAGGCCGGGGGCCAGTTCGCCCCGTGCGGCGGCCTCGTTCAGGATGTCGCCCATGGCCC
It contains:
- a CDS encoding carboxymuconolactone decarboxylase family protein, which produces MYLVNTVERDKAEGIVADTYALVPAQIDIPMPMRLLSVSPGLMERQANMIRYFRHHDRLSPPLLASIRYVASEKFAYAPCAVFNHDLLRMQGMTEDDIASLSCKPAETPLDETESALLAFVTKAVNEPTTVTRADIETLVEQGWRESDVVDAVQAASNMLGMSLMYRTFVRE